One Apis cerana isolate GH-2021 linkage group LG15, AcerK_1.0, whole genome shotgun sequence DNA window includes the following coding sequences:
- the LOC107997953 gene encoding serine protease snake, whose product MFIIVFLCFLCNPIFCNALDKGEACITDDNSPGICKLLQQCPLVYENLLKGLTPRKICGYLNFDPVVCCPYIKKTSTTTITTTTKKITTLPPFTEKMKTKAKCEEYSRYVYTTEYPPILTTDKKSANKSLCNIKDRTLIIGGTKAKLKEFPHMAAIGFDSADGIVWACGGTLISERFVLTAAHCTFNRNFNSTANWARLGDLNLEKSDDHAENFRVVERIRNPHYKPPSQYHDIALLKLERDVQFNEWIRPSCLPYSLPDSGPDGKATATGWGDVEWHESGSNDLLKVTISLVPQSKCNKLFIGNEKNNKLKFGITEDSQICAGELGKDTCQGDSGGPLVILNRDYYCMYTLIGITSLGKLCGTIIPGIYTRVYNYIEWIENIVWPDL is encoded by the exons ATGTTcattatagtatttttatgttttctatGTAATCCGATTTTTTGTAATGCACTGGACAaag gCGAGGCATGTATTACTGATGACAATTCGCCAGGTATTTGTAAACTTCTTCAACAATGTCCTTtggtttatgaaaatttattaaaaggattaaCTCCACGTAAAATATGTGGATATCTTAATTTTGATCCTGTTGTATGCTgtccatatataaaaaaaacatctaCAACTACAATTACAACTAcaactaaaaaaattacaactcTTCCACCATTTACTGAAAAGATGAAAACAAAAGCaa aatgtgAAGAATATAGTAGATACGTATACACGACCGAATATCCACCAATTTTAACAACCGATAAGAAGTCTGCAAATAAATCTTTGTGTAACATTAAAGATCGCACACTTATCATCGGTGGTACAAAAGCTAAACTAAAAGAATTTCCGCATATGGCTGCAATTGGATTTGACTCAGCAGATGGCATTGTTTGGGCATGCGGCGGCACATTAATTTCAGAAAGATTCGTTTTAACCGCTGCACATTGTACTTTTAACAGaaactt caaTAGTACTGCAAATTGGGCACGATTAGGTGATTTAAACCTCGAAAAATCGGATGATCATGCAGAAAATTTTCGCGTTGTTGAGCGAATAAGAAATCCTCATTATAAACCACCATCTCAATATCACGATATCGCGCTTCTTAAATTAGAAAGAGATGTGCAATTCAATGAATGGATAAGACCCAGTTGTTTACCGTATTCTTTACCGGATAGTGGCCCTGATGGTAAGGCAACTGCAACAGGATGGGGAGATGTTGAATGGc acgAAAGCGGctcaaatgatttattaaaagtaacaaTTAGTTTGGTACCTCAATCAAAATGTAATAAGTTATTCATCGGAAATGAGAAAAACAATAAACTCAAATTCGGAATTACAGAAGATTCACAAATCTGCGCCGGTGAACTTGGAAAAGATACTTGTcag GGAGATAGTGGTGGACCACTTGTCATCTTAAATCGAGATTACTATTGTATGTATACTTTAATCGGTATAACAAGTTTAGGGAAGCTTTGCGGTACTATTATTCCTGGTATATATACTCgcgtttataattatattgaatggATAGAGAATATAGTTTGGccagatttataa
- the LOC107998038 gene encoding uncharacterized protein LOC107998038 isoform X1, with amino-acid sequence MSAILDACGNDTGSPSISKAEDNLSNSDGPLIKGYIRQNSCSSVHISCENINRTIVSSHIMSASNKKLAKRRYCLWTLTFILAIIGLCNLFLNITVIAVLRISQGMEAMEMISDENLVKFYGKTDLDKICLQSGVCQSYGDEPMEISGDEAGVQIDVNNPRSYEETRAKMMILSNGTTISKIESFEVKDFRTGIIYFTTDFPNFGLPVGVEKIDVKIAETYRITSPVNESLIVNSDDQISMQGAEGASIESKNIVWSADTDISLKSINGSIILDAKDGVSIDTKNIPITPLFLQNPSGHEQYKVCICMPQGKLFKVPIRTGANSRSINCARINRTPENDPCLR; translated from the exons ATGTCTGCCATTCTCGACGCATGTGGAAATGATACTGGATCACCCTCAATATCAAAAGCTGAGGATAATTTATCCAATAGTGACGGACCGTTAATTAAAGGCTACATTCGTCAAAATAGTTGCAGTAGTGTTCATATAag ttGCGAGAACATTAATCGAACAATTGTATCATCTCACATCATGTCGGCATCTAACAAAAAATTAGCTAAAAGACGCTATTGTCTATGGACCTTAACTTTTATTCTAGCAATAATTGGATTATGCAATCTCTTCCTCAACATTACCGTGATTGCTGTTTTGCGAATTAGTCAAGGGATGGAAGCGATGGAAATGATATCCGATGaaaatcttgtaaaattttatggaaaaactGACTTAGATAAG atatgctTGCAATCAGGAGTTTGTCAAAGTTATGGGGATGAACCAATGGAAATCTCTGGTGACGAAGCAGGTGTACAAATAGATGTAAATAATCCACGATCATATGAAGAAACACGCGctaaaatgatgattttatcAAATGGTACCACTATATCGAAAATAGAATCTTTCGAAGTAAAAGATTTTAGAACTGGGATTATTTACTTTACTActgattttccaaattttggTTTGCCTGTTGGGGTGGAAAAAATTGATGTGAAAATTGCAGAAACGTATAGAATCACATCACCGGTTAATGAAAGTCTCATTGTAAACTCCGACGATCAAATTTCTATGCAAGGAGCAGAAGGTGCTAGTATAGAAAGCAAAAATATCGTTTGGAGCGCAGATAcagatatttctttaaaaagtattaatggAAGCATTATCCTTGATGCCAAAGATGGTGTCTCTattgatacaaaaaatataccaataacaccattatttttacaaaatccaTCTGGTCATGAACAATATAAAGTTTGCATTTGTATGCCGCAAGGAAAACTCTTCAAAGTACCGATTCGTACTGGCGCTAACAGTCGATCAATAAACTGTGCTCGCATTAATCGAACTCCAGAAAATGATCCTTGCTTGCGATAG
- the LOC107998038 gene encoding uncharacterized protein LOC107998038 isoform X3 encodes MSASNKKLAKRRYCLWTLTFILAIIGLCNLFLNITVIAVLRISQGMEAMEMISDENLVKFYGKTDLDKICLQSGVCQSYGDEPMEISGDEAGVQIDVNNPRSYEETRAKMMILSNGTTISKIESFEVKDFRTGIIYFTTDFPNFGLPVGVEKIDVKIAETYRITSPVNESLIVNSDDQISMQGAEGASIESKNIVWSADTDISLKSINGSIILDAKDGVSIDTKNIPITPLFLQNPSGHEQYKVCICMPQGKLFKVPIRTGANSRSINCARINRTPENDPCLR; translated from the exons ATGTCGGCATCTAACAAAAAATTAGCTAAAAGACGCTATTGTCTATGGACCTTAACTTTTATTCTAGCAATAATTGGATTATGCAATCTCTTCCTCAACATTACCGTGATTGCTGTTTTGCGAATTAGTCAAGGGATGGAAGCGATGGAAATGATATCCGATGaaaatcttgtaaaattttatggaaaaactGACTTAGATAAG atatgctTGCAATCAGGAGTTTGTCAAAGTTATGGGGATGAACCAATGGAAATCTCTGGTGACGAAGCAGGTGTACAAATAGATGTAAATAATCCACGATCATATGAAGAAACACGCGctaaaatgatgattttatcAAATGGTACCACTATATCGAAAATAGAATCTTTCGAAGTAAAAGATTTTAGAACTGGGATTATTTACTTTACTActgattttccaaattttggTTTGCCTGTTGGGGTGGAAAAAATTGATGTGAAAATTGCAGAAACGTATAGAATCACATCACCGGTTAATGAAAGTCTCATTGTAAACTCCGACGATCAAATTTCTATGCAAGGAGCAGAAGGTGCTAGTATAGAAAGCAAAAATATCGTTTGGAGCGCAGATAcagatatttctttaaaaagtattaatggAAGCATTATCCTTGATGCCAAAGATGGTGTCTCTattgatacaaaaaatataccaataacaccattatttttacaaaatccaTCTGGTCATGAACAATATAAAGTTTGCATTTGTATGCCGCAAGGAAAACTCTTCAAAGTACCGATTCGTACTGGCGCTAACAGTCGATCAATAAACTGTGCTCGCATTAATCGAACTCCAGAAAATGATCCTTGCTTGCGATAG
- the LOC107998037 gene encoding interleukin enhancer-binding factor 2 homolog: MVRGGRGGMIRGGRGGMGRGMGFPRKQFLPRHPFDYTLCEAAFPRVKPAPDESDFQMALLKKNTDMCPTPKEQTSILNLVTKLQSVLDNLIVAPGSFEACQLEEVRQVGSFKKGTMIKGHNVADIVVILKTLPTKTAVEALGTKVNNDLKTVNPKEIFRLTHTERGFDIANNEATVRVLITTLHQNLRKLESDQHLDVKICQGHLAAIRHSRWFEENAHHSSIKVLIRLLRDLRSRFEGLEPLSPWMLDLLAHNAIMNNPSRQALPINQAYKRVLQLLASGLFLPGSAGISDPCEGGNIRVHTAMTLEQQDLVCLTAQTLLRVLGHGGYRPLLEGTNKLAVEMSVWAGGVVASPLDKVYEPPTEQEQQEDMEESNEEMITESA, translated from the exons ATGGTACGAGGTGGTCGAGGTGGAATGATTAGAGGAGGTCGTGGTGGTATGGGACGTGGAATGGGATTTCCTAGAAAACAATTTCTTCCACGTCATCCATTTGACTATACTTTATGTGAAGCTGCATTTCCACGTGTTAAACCAGCACCAGATGAATCAGATTTTCAAATGGcacttttaaaaaagaatacagaCATGTGTCCTACACCAAAAGAACAaacttctattttaaatttagtaacTAAATTACAGAGTGtacttgataatttaatagttgCTCCAGGCAGTTTTGAAGcttgt caATTAGAAGAAGTGAGACAAGTAGGTAGCTTTAAAAAAGGAACTATGATCAAAGGTCATAATGTTGCTGATATTGTTGTGATCCTCAAAACATTACCTACTAAAACAGCTGTGGAAGCACTTGGTACAAaagttaataatgatttaaaaactgTTAATcccaaagaaatatttagacTCACTCATACAGAGCGTGGCTTTGATATTGCTAATAATGAAGCCACAGTACGTGTACTGATTACCACTTTACATcagaatttaagaaaattagaatctGATCAGCATttagatgtaaaaatatgtcAAGGTCATCTTGCTGCAATTAGACATTCCCGATGGTTTGAAGAAAATGCTCATCATTCCAGTATAAAGGTTTTAATAAGATTACTTAGAGATTTGAGAAGTAGATTTGAAGGTTTAGAGCCATTATCTCCTTGGATGTTAGATTTGTTAGCGCATAATGCTATAATGAATAATCCCAGTAGACAAGCATTGCCAATAAATCAGGCATATAAAAGAGTACTTCAATTACTTGCTTCTGGACTCTTCCTTCCAGGATCTGctg GTATTTCTGATCCATGTGAGGGTGGCAATATACGTGTACACACAGCCATGACATTAGAACAACAAGATTTGGTATGTCTCACAGCTCAAACATTATTACGTGTCTTGGGTCATGGAGGCTATAGACCATTACTTGAGGGTACCAATAAACTTGCTGTAGAAATGAGTGTATGGGCAGGTGGTGTTGTTGCTAGTCCTTTAGACAAGGTATATGAACCTCCTACAGAACAAGAACAACAAGAAGATATGGAAGAAAGTAATGAAGAAATGATAACAGAAAGtgcttaa
- the LOC107998038 gene encoding uncharacterized protein LOC107998038 isoform X2 produces MSAILDACGNDTGSPSISKAEDNLSNSDGPLIKGYIRQNSCSSVHIRSIIGLCNLFLNITVIAVLRISQGMEAMEMISDENLVKFYGKTDLDKICLQSGVCQSYGDEPMEISGDEAGVQIDVNNPRSYEETRAKMMILSNGTTISKIESFEVKDFRTGIIYFTTDFPNFGLPVGVEKIDVKIAETYRITSPVNESLIVNSDDQISMQGAEGASIESKNIVWSADTDISLKSINGSIILDAKDGVSIDTKNIPITPLFLQNPSGHEQYKVCICMPQGKLFKVPIRTGANSRSINCARINRTPENDPCLR; encoded by the exons ATGTCTGCCATTCTCGACGCATGTGGAAATGATACTGGATCACCCTCAATATCAAAAGCTGAGGATAATTTATCCAATAGTGACGGACCGTTAATTAAAGGCTACATTCGTCAAAATAGTTGCAGTAGTGTTCATATAaggt CAATAATTGGATTATGCAATCTCTTCCTCAACATTACCGTGATTGCTGTTTTGCGAATTAGTCAAGGGATGGAAGCGATGGAAATGATATCCGATGaaaatcttgtaaaattttatggaaaaactGACTTAGATAAG atatgctTGCAATCAGGAGTTTGTCAAAGTTATGGGGATGAACCAATGGAAATCTCTGGTGACGAAGCAGGTGTACAAATAGATGTAAATAATCCACGATCATATGAAGAAACACGCGctaaaatgatgattttatcAAATGGTACCACTATATCGAAAATAGAATCTTTCGAAGTAAAAGATTTTAGAACTGGGATTATTTACTTTACTActgattttccaaattttggTTTGCCTGTTGGGGTGGAAAAAATTGATGTGAAAATTGCAGAAACGTATAGAATCACATCACCGGTTAATGAAAGTCTCATTGTAAACTCCGACGATCAAATTTCTATGCAAGGAGCAGAAGGTGCTAGTATAGAAAGCAAAAATATCGTTTGGAGCGCAGATAcagatatttctttaaaaagtattaatggAAGCATTATCCTTGATGCCAAAGATGGTGTCTCTattgatacaaaaaatataccaataacaccattatttttacaaaatccaTCTGGTCATGAACAATATAAAGTTTGCATTTGTATGCCGCAAGGAAAACTCTTCAAAGTACCGATTCGTACTGGCGCTAACAGTCGATCAATAAACTGTGCTCGCATTAATCGAACTCCAGAAAATGATCCTTGCTTGCGATAG